The candidate division WOR-3 bacterium genome has a segment encoding these proteins:
- a CDS encoding DUF4837 family protein — protein sequence MMKMTKKINTDGLSAAVYSMLLMSIFFFSCTKIPQNVGKTREIIVVSSKVDTNLIIKNLQLYNYVPQKEGLFKFICISDSAIEKYDKFHTIFLYGSLEDEFINLLLNRDAKKATEKDTFTLFKLNDLWAKGQLAIILVTARPEYIQPGIEKYKELLVKILEENYYSRIKENYYTKHFDKQLKKSLKRFGIVFDLDKQWLIDSTYKNENFIFVHAHFPDRSIFFYKEKLNGELTKAFAVAKRNSLTGKYYDGDYILEELTDIEKIEFKNMKGIRMKGVWQNDSLVAGGPFLSYFLTHRDTLYVIDGLLFNPGERKSEYFTTLEVILNSFELVE from the coding sequence ATGATGAAAATGACCAAAAAAATCAACACCGACGGACTTTCCGCTGCAGTATATTCCATGCTGTTAATGTCCATATTCTTCTTTTCCTGTACAAAGATACCGCAGAATGTGGGCAAAACCCGGGAAATAATCGTCGTCTCGTCGAAGGTGGACACAAATTTAATAATCAAAAACCTGCAGCTCTATAATTATGTTCCGCAGAAGGAAGGATTGTTCAAATTTATCTGCATTTCTGATTCAGCGATTGAAAAATATGATAAATTCCACACGATATTCCTTTACGGCTCTCTTGAAGATGAATTTATAAACCTTCTGCTGAACAGAGATGCGAAAAAAGCCACTGAAAAAGACACATTCACATTATTTAAACTGAATGACCTGTGGGCGAAAGGACAACTTGCGATTATCCTTGTAACCGCCAGGCCGGAATATATCCAGCCGGGGATAGAGAAGTATAAGGAACTGCTCGTAAAGATATTGGAAGAAAACTATTATTCAAGGATAAAAGAGAATTATTATACCAAACATTTCGACAAGCAGTTGAAAAAAAGTTTAAAAAGATTCGGGATAGTCTTTGATCTCGATAAGCAATGGTTGATCGACTCCACATATAAAAACGAAAATTTCATCTTTGTGCACGCCCACTTTCCCGACCGCAGTATCTTCTTCTATAAAGAAAAACTGAATGGCGAACTGACAAAAGCGTTTGCAGTGGCAAAAAGAAACAGTCTGACCGGGAAATACTACGATGGTGATTATATTCTGGAAGAGCTTACTGATATCGAAAAGATTGAATTCAAAAATATGAAAGGCATAAGAATGAAAGGCGTCTGGCAGAATGATTCACTGGTCGCCGGCGGACCGTTTCTCTCTTATTTTCTGACCCATCGGGATACCCTCTATGTCATAGACGGACTGTTATTCAATCCCGGCGAGAGAAAGAGCGAGTATTTCACAACTTTGGAAGTAATCCTCAATTCCTTTGAATTGGTTGAATAA